The following are from one region of the Stigmatopora argus isolate UIUO_Sarg chromosome 9, RoL_Sarg_1.0, whole genome shotgun sequence genome:
- the slitrk2 gene encoding SLIT and NTRK-like protein 2 has translation MLDPLGILDPLLAVKMLSGVLFLSVLTVTSLSPSETESRKTSASKDLCGIGCACEERENLLNINCENKGFTTISQFQAPPNKISQLFLNGNFLSRIGANEFVNYGNVTSLHLGNNGLQEIRKNAFLGLRALKRLHLNNNNLEGIKEDTFAGLESMEYLQADYNYISTIEPAAFSKLNKLKVLILNDNLLLSLPPNIFRFVLLTHLDLRGNRLKTLPFAGVLEHIGGIMEIQLEENPWNCTCDLIPLKSWLDTISVFVGDIVCETPFRLHGKDIGQLIKQDLCPRRNAGERAHPAPDSHFQGAMPAATYLPGMISPTRMPKASRPPKMRYRTTPRIGKDKHVFGPIMVYQTRSPVPILCPGVCVCTSQNPDSGLNINCQERKLQNISELNPKPTYPKKLHLTGNYLQVIYRTDLTEYSLLELLHLGNNRIAVIQEGAFENLTNLRRLYLNGNYIQSLSQSLFSGLQSLQYLYLEYNVIKDILPQTFNALHNLQLLFLNNNLLRSLPDNVFAGTTLTRLNLRNNHFSYLPVKGVLDQLSAFIQIDLQENPWDCTCHIVALKNWMELSSTSVVVNEITCDSPSKHAGRLLRSLRNEAICPEPSEGPPPQYAPPTRAPTLVSPSTETPTPSFSYSFTSASPTELRMETPESPPEVPLSVLILGLLVVFILSVCFGAGLFVFVLKRRKGVEHVPTGSNNINLNSFQVQYGSYNPEPTQDKLSESHVYNYIPPPVGSMCQNPIYMQKGGEQVAYYRNLKELSLGPLNAKKDDILARSPGAYTISAVDLMDKSPTSPPEMLYQNVGERLNKELPTAAGTSPFSYNFCTLPKRPCIVPPYEAATAPRQVAHQDRLNKTALYGTPRKCLGVEPKNGEHQFLLHGKLKTEPDYLEVLEKQTAMSQL, from the coding sequence ATGCTGGATCCGCTTGGGATCCTAGATCCACTTTTGGCTGTAAAAATGCTGAGCGGTGTCCTCTTTCTGAGCGTCCTCACGGTCACCAGCCTGTCGCCATCTGAGACGGAGAGCCGCAAAACTTCAGCCTCCAAAGATCTCTGCGGGATCGGCTGCGCTTGCGAGGAGAGAGAGAACCTTTTGAATATTAACTGTGAGAATAAAGGATTTACTACTATCAGCCAGTTCCAGGCCCCCCCGAATAAGATCTCCCAGCTTTTTCTAAATGGGAACTTCCTGTCTCGGATCGGTGCAAATGAGTTTGTCAATTACGGCAATGTCACATCTCTGCATCTGGGGAATAACGGATTACAGGAGATCAGAAAGAACGCTTTTCTGGGGCTCCGCGCCTTGAAACGGCTGCActtgaacaacaacaacctggAGGGGATAAAGGAGGACACATTTGCGGGACTTGAGAGTATGGAGTATTTACAGGCAGATTATAATTATATCAGCACCATTGAACCTGCTgctttcagtaagctgaacaaGCTTAAAGTGTTGATCCTCAATGACAACCTCCTCTTATCGTTGCCTCCGAACATTTTCCGGTTTGTGCTCCTCACCCATTTGGATTTACGCGGTAACAGGCTCAAGACCTTGCCCTTTGCTGGGGTGCTGGAACACATTGGTGGAATCATGGAGATCCAGCTGGAGGAAAACCCATGGAATTGCACTTGTGATCTGATCCCGCTAAAATCCTGGCTGGACACCATTTCCGTCTTTGTCGGGGACATTGTATGCGAGACGCCATTCAGGCTACACGGGAAAGATATTGGCCAGCTCATAAAACAGGACCTGTGCCCGCGCAGAAACGCTGGCGAGCGTGCCCACCCTGCTCCCGATTCTCACTTTCAAGGGGCAATGCCCGCCGCCACCTACCTTCCCGGCATGATATCCCCCACCCGTATGCCTAAAGCTTCACGGCCTCCTAAAATGCGATACAGGACCACTCCTCGCATCGGGAAGGACAAGCATGTCTTTGGACCTATCATGGTTTACCAGACGCGCTCCCCAGTGCCCATTTTATGTCccggtgtgtgcgtgtgcacctCGCAAAATCCGGACAGTGGACTTAACATCAACTGTCAGGAGCGGAAGTTGCAGAACATAAGTGAGTTGAACCCCAAGCCCACCTACCCAAAGAAACTGCACCTGACCGGTAACTACCTTCAAGTGATATACAGAACCGATCTAACGGAGTACAGTCTTCTGGAACTGCTTCATTTAGGAAATAACAGGATTGCGGTCATTCAGGAAGGCGCCTTCGAAAACCTGACCAATCTAAGACGCCTCTACCTGAATGGGAATTACATCCAGTCACTTTCACAATCGCTTTTTTCTGGCCTGCAGTCACTCCAGTACCTCTATTTGGAATATAATGTCATCAAAGACATTTTACCGCAGACATTCAACGCTCTGCATAACCTCCAGCTGCTATTCCTCAACAATAACCTGCTGAGGTCACTGCCTGACAATGTTTTCGCTGGCACCACGCTAACGAGACTCAATTTGCGGAATAATCACTTTTCCTATCTCCCGGTTAAGGGCGTGCTTGACCAGTTATCTGCATTCATTCAGATCGACCTCCAGGAAAACCCCTGGGACTGCACCTGTCATATTGTAGCACTCAAAAATTGGATGGAACTGTCCAGCACCAGCGTAGTGGTTAATGAAATCACTTGTGACTCACCCTCCAAGCACGCTGGCCGCCTGCTGCGCTCACTGCGCAATGAGGCCATCTGTCCTGAGCCGAGTGAAGGGCCCCCTCCTCAATACGCCCCCCCTACCAGAGCCCCTACATTGGTGAGTCCCAGCACTGAGACACCAACACCCTCGTTCTCCTATTCGTTCACCTCAGCCAGCCCCACCGAATTGCGAATGGAAACCCCGGAGTCGCCTCCGGAGGTTCCGCTTTCGGTTCTGATTCTCGGACTTCTCGTTGTTTTTATTCTGTCCGTCTGCTTCGGAGCTGGcctctttgtttttgtcctcaAGCGACGCAAGGGGGTGGAACATGTCCCAACAGGCTCTAACAACATCAACCTGAACTCCTTCCAAGTGCAGTACGGCTCCTACAATCCCGAGCCGACGCAAGACAAGCTTTCTGAGAGTCATGTATACAATTACATCCCCCCGCCTGTGGGCTCCATGTGCCAGAATCCCATTTACATGCAGAAAGGTGGCGAGCAGGTGGCATATTACCGAAACCTCAAGGAGTTAAGCTTGGGGCCGTTGAATGCAAAGAAGGATGATATTCTTGCACGTAGCCCGGGAGCTTATACCATCAGCGCGGTGGATTTAATGGATAAATCGCCAACATCGCCTCCTGAGATGTTATATCAAAATGTAGGGGAGAGGCTAAACAAGGAGCTTCCCACAGCTGCCGGCACCTCTCCTTTCAGTTACAATTTTTGCACTTTACCCAAGAGACCTTGCATCGTACCCCCGTACGAGGCCGCCACGGCCCCGCGACAAGTCGCCCACCAGGACAGGTTGAACAAAACCGCGCTGTACGGAACCCCCAGGAAATGTTTAGGGGTGGAGCCCAAGAACGGCGAGCACCAATTTCTTCTTCACGGCAAGCTAAAAACAGAACCGGACTATTTGGAAGTTCTGGAGAAACAGACTGCCATGAGCCAGCTGTAA